CACCACTTCGTCCCAGGGCACCCTTTCCCCAGCCCCGCCCTGGTCGCTTCGCCCCCGGAGCAGGTGCTCGCCGACCTGAAGGCTTCCCGACGCGCCATCTCCGAGCACCTGGGCTACCTCCCCACCGCCCTCGCCTACCCCTACCGCGCCTACACCAGCGAAACAGCACAACTCGCACGGCAGGCAGGGTTCCGCCTGGCCTTCACCACCAGGCCCGGCCCCAGCCTGCCGCCCGACCTCCAGCGCTACGCCCTGCCCAGGGTCCTGGTCTTCCCCCACACCTCCTGGTTCACCTGGCGGCACTTCGTGCTCAGAGTGTTGTCGCTAACATTATCTGACCGATGCTTTTTCACGTTGGTTGGCTAACTGGGTGTTGTTCGGCTGTGACTTGCCTGCGTGGCCCGGAACCTGCCCCAAGCGGAGTACGCCTTGACGGGTTGGGCGAATACGTGGCAGGGTATGGATGAGGGTGGGGTGAAGGCCATGTTCGGTGGCTGGGCGCAGGTCGTGTTGGGGTGGCCTGCAATTGTTGCCTCAATGGGGGCGGCAGTCTGCGGGATCATCCGGTGCCAGCCAGTATGGCTGCACGTCGGCGCGGTGTTGATCCTGGGGTTTTCCTGGTATCTCGGAAACACACCGCGTTTCAGGGGTGTCGGTCTCCTTCTGCCCCTCCTGTTCGTTGGTGCCAGCTTCGCCGTACAACGGGGCCGGCGCATGCTGGGGTTGCTTCTACTGGCACCCTTCTTCGTCCTAACTCTGTGGTTGGCCTGGGCGGTGCTGTCCCAATAATTGTGTGTGGTTCCCGTTGGCTGAACCGCTTCTTGCCACGCCGTTTGGCCAGACCGGCCGGGTACCCAAGGAGCTAAGAATCGTCCTCGAACTCCTGAGCAGCCCGCCTCACGGTGACCTCGTCGATGATGGGTTTCTCCTGGAAGTAGCCGTCGATGAGGCAGGTGGTGCACAGGTTGTTGATCCGGCGGGGTATGCCCTTGGAGTGGTGGTAGATCAGGCTGAGTGCCTCGTCGGAGAAGATGGGCCTTGAGGCTCCCGCAACCTTCATGTGGTGCAGCACGTACTCCCTGGTCTCCTGCTCCGTGAGCCCGGCCAAGTGGTAGCGGATACTCACCCTCTGGGCAATGGCCTCGAAGGTTTGCAGCTTCAAGCGGTGGCGTAGTTCCGTCTGGCCCACCAAGATGAGGGCCATGGGCGAGGCGGAATCCATGTTGAAGTTGGTGAGTTATACCGATATCGGCATAACTCACGTTATGCCGAGCCCACGATTATGCCGAGTGGTAGGGTGAAGGCCGGGCGCCGGACCGCCCGGAAGGATTAGGTGTTCGGCATAATCACAGGCCTTCAAGAAACGCGAGCAACCTATCGGGAGGGCGGTAGCGACCAGGTTTTGTGTTAGGCGGAGCTGCGCGAGAGATCGCTTTTTCTTTGAGGGCCAGGTCGGCATGAAAGTAGACCTGAGTGGTCTGGACGCTTTCGTGTCCCAGCCAGAGCGCGATTACGGTGGGGTCGACGCCGCCGTGAAGTAGGTTCATCGCGCAGGTGTGGCGGAGCACGTGGGGCGACACTTTCTTGGAGCGTAACGATGGGCAGCGTTGGGCGGCTAAGGACGCATATTTAGCGAGTAGCCATTGCACCGCATCGGAGCTGAGAGGCCCGCCGCGAAGGGTCGGGAAAGCCGGATCAGTCTGGCAACCGCCCCGCTCCCGAAGCCAGACGCGTAGCACAGCAACCGTCCGAGTTGTCAAGGGGGTCGCTCGTTGCTTGCGCCCCTTTCCGTGACACCGTACATGGGCTCCGGACCCCAGCTCGAGGTCTCCGACCACGAGCCCGGTCAACTCGCTGATCCGCAGCCCTGTTTGGATAGCGAGGACCAACAGGGCGTAGTCCCGCCGGCCCGTCCATTTGGTACGGTCGATTGCAGCGAGCAACGCGTCAATCTCGTCCTGGTTAAGGAAGTCAATCGTCGAGCGCTCGTAGCGCTTTGATGGAATGGCGAGTACACGTTGGATCACGTTCGCATGCTCGGGGTGACGGAAGGAGGCATAGCGGAACAGCGAGTGAATCGCTGCCAAACGAGCATTGCGAGTGCGGACGCCATTATGCCGGTCATGCTCAAGCCAGTCGAGGAAAGCGCCGATCAGTGGGGCATCAAGTTCAGCAATGTCGACTTGAGAAGGCGCCTTTCCGATCTGCTCGTGGACGAAGTTAAGCAGTAGGCGGAAGGTATCCCGATAGGCGGCCACGGTGCGCGGACTGGCCTGCCGCTGAGTGAGGAGCCGTTCGGTGAAAAAGGCTTCTAGGATGGGTGCGAGGTTACTCATCGCAATGCCCCCTTCGCGTGCCCGATTCGCTCTGCCGCCAACACCAGTAGGTCGGGGGCCGCCTGGAGATACCAGTAGGTGGATACTGGGTCGACGTGTCCGAGATAGGCGGACAGGAGCGGAAGCTTGCTCGTGACGTCCGTTCCGGCTTGATACCAATCACGCAGGGTGGCCACTGCGAAGGTGTGCCGCAGGTCGTGGATGCGCGGCCGGCCTGATCCGGCGCGGGGTTGGAGGCCGACGCGCGCGATGAGTTGTGCGAAGACGCGACGCACGCAGGCGTCGATCAGACGAGTTCCGCGGGTGGACACGAAGAAGCTTGGTACCCTCGGCTTGCCGCCTAGCCTGGCCCGCTGCTGCGCATACTCCTTAAGAGCCGCGATGGTGGTGGGGTGCAGCGGCAACTGTCGCGGCTTATTGAACTTGGTCTGCCGGATCCGAATCAAACCCGCGTCAAGATCGACGTCATCGTGATCCAGGCGGATGGCTTCGCTTAGTCTCATCCCGGTAACGGCCAACAACCCGAATAAAGCCTGATAGGTCATTGCTCGCAATGGCGGGCTCAACGTGCCAGCGGCATCGATGAGACTCGCGATCTCAGTTTCCGAATATAGGTACGGCGTCGGGCGTCGGTACCGATACGCTAGCAGATCTGGCACTGGCACTTCGACGGACGGATCGAGCGTATGCAGGTAACGGGAGAAACCGCACACCACGGAGAGTCGCTTCTTCCTCCAAAGCGGCTGCACGTTCGTTGGTTTGGTGGCCCAGGCCAGCGCTAGCTGGCTGGTCACCGTGGATGCTCCCATGCGGTCCAGGTAGTCAACGAAGTCGGTCAGAAGCCGGTCGTGGCCGCGAAGTTTGAACCCAAGAGAGCGCCGCAGGGCAACATAGTCGCTGACTTGCTGACGAAGATCGATCATACCGCACCACCTGGCCATCGCCGGGCGACACTGGCCAAGGCATCGTGGTCATCCTTGGCGTAATGGGCAGTGGTCGTTAGACGGTGGTGTCGAAGAACCTGGCCGATCTCCAACAACGGCGCACCGGCTCGACGCATTGCCGTCGCCGCGCTATGTCGAAGCCGGTGTGCACCCGCAGGTGGTAGTCCTGCCCGGCCGCAGGCCCGCGTTACAATGCTGCTAATAGAAGCGCTCGACAGGGCAGCATAGGGCGCCCGCACATGCAGAAACAGGGCGCGGCAACTGCCGCCGCGACGAGCCTTGTGACAATAATCGGCCAGAGCCTCGCCGACATCAACTGGTAGTGGGAGCCGATCGTGGCGATTGCCCTTACCGGCCACGAGGATCTCTCCGTTACGCCAGTCGACATCATCTAGCGTCAGCGATGCCACCTCCTTGGATCGCAAGCCGAGCCGGGCCAGCAGGGTCAAAATCGCGAAATCGCGGCGACCCGCAGTGGTTTCGCGGTCGCAACTGGCGAGTAGTCGCGCTACCTGTTGCTCGGATAAGGCGCGCGACAGTCTGGTGTCACGCCAAGTTGGAGCAGGCAGCACTGCATCCGCAAGCGACAATGGTGTGTGACCTTGCACGTACAGAAAGCGCAGAAATGCCCGCAGAGCAACCGCCACGTTGTGGAGCGATCCTACGCTACGACGCCTGGACTCCGCAAGGATGAACGCAGTGACCTTATCGGTCATCAAGCCTTCAAAGCCGTATCCGGTCACGCCCTCGCTGATTCCGCAAGTAGACAAGAACTGATGCGCCACGTACCGGTACCAGCGAGTGGTCCGCTGGGCCAAGCCGCGCTGACTGACCAAATACGTGGTGAAGTCGTCCAAAACCCGCGCCAGGTGTGTCTCGGGAACGAGCGACATCACCTCGGGCACAGCACCAATGCTACGGAGATAGCTCGTTAGCACCTCTAGCATTCCGCCGTTTGAGCGTCCCTTCGCATAACCGCGCACCCGCCGCTCGGCTGCAAACTCCTGCACCCGCTGGGGTGTCAGTTCCGCCACAGCCCAGGCCTGATCGCCCAGCCAACGGCTTAGGTGCCTCATTACGACCAG
The sequence above is drawn from the Bacillota bacterium genome and encodes:
- a CDS encoding tyrosine-type recombinase/integrase, translated to MCKPFGIHVSGPLEPFVSGFLEELARQGYSPWSATSYLVVMRHLSRWLGDQAWAVAELTPQRVQEFAAERRVRGYAKGRSNGGMLEVLTSYLRSIGAVPEVMSLVPETHLARVLDDFTTYLVSQRGLAQRTTRWYRYVAHQFLSTCGISEGVTGYGFEGLMTDKVTAFILAESRRRSVGSLHNVAVALRAFLRFLYVQGHTPLSLADAVLPAPTWRDTRLSRALSEQQVARLLASCDRETTAGRRDFAILTLLARLGLRSKEVASLTLDDVDWRNGEILVAGKGNRHDRLPLPVDVGEALADYCHKARRGGSCRALFLHVRAPYAALSSASISSIVTRACGRAGLPPAGAHRLRHSAATAMRRAGAPLLEIGQVLRHHRLTTTAHYAKDDHDALASVARRWPGGAV
- a CDS encoding tyrosine-type recombinase/integrase — protein: MSNLAPILEAFFTERLLTQRQASPRTVAAYRDTFRLLLNFVHEQIGKAPSQVDIAELDAPLIGAFLDWLEHDRHNGVRTRNARLAAIHSLFRYASFRHPEHANVIQRVLAIPSKRYERSTIDFLNQDEIDALLAAIDRTKWTGRRDYALLVLAIQTGLRISELTGLVVGDLELGSGAHVRCHGKGRKQRATPLTTRTVAVLRVWLRERGGCQTDPAFPTLRGGPLSSDAVQWLLAKYASLAAQRCPSLRSKKVSPHVLRHTCAMNLLHGGVDPTVIALWLGHESVQTTQVYFHADLALKEKAISRAAPPNTKPGRYRPPDRLLAFLEGL
- a CDS encoding tyrosine-type recombinase/integrase, with the protein product MIDLRQQVSDYVALRRSLGFKLRGHDRLLTDFVDYLDRMGASTVTSQLALAWATKPTNVQPLWRKKRLSVVCGFSRYLHTLDPSVEVPVPDLLAYRYRRPTPYLYSETEIASLIDAAGTLSPPLRAMTYQALFGLLAVTGMRLSEAIRLDHDDVDLDAGLIRIRQTKFNKPRQLPLHPTTIAALKEYAQQRARLGGKPRVPSFFVSTRGTRLIDACVRRVFAQLIARVGLQPRAGSGRPRIHDLRHTFAVATLRDWYQAGTDVTSKLPLLSAYLGHVDPVSTYWYLQAAPDLLVLAAERIGHAKGALR